The Eublepharis macularius isolate TG4126 chromosome 11, MPM_Emac_v1.0, whole genome shotgun sequence genome includes a region encoding these proteins:
- the THNSL1 gene encoding threonine synthase-like 1, with protein sequence MFHVAWNQHLKRMSRTTVFDVYIKLIFPRSFVLSWKSWMSFHSFIGDKNIVLMGPPGAGKTTVGRILGQKLGCCFIDVDDDVLEKTWNMCVSEKLKDVGKEQFLEEEGRALLSFSASGSVVSLTGSNPMHAASMEHVKKNGIVVYLDVPTQSIMERLKLMKVDRIVGQGSGSSLRDILQFRKQFYRKWYDVRVVCENKITAGFVADKVLHAVKRYQDLESEGLISTRSLKCDDEGEQKHSMKYFSDAVVEGLAPDGGLFVPLMGLPKFTAGEWQSLLGTSYAERAQLILESCIHPADIPAPKLWAIVEAAYGQNFACSKIAPVRHLTGNQFLLELFHGPTASFKDLALQLMPHLFAYCIPKSCNYLILVATSGDTGSAVLDGFSRLTETDKQRIAVATFFPEDGVSQIQKSQMIGYQDKNTVVVGVKSDFDFCQSAIKKIFSDSEYTGFLTVEYGTALSAANSINWARLLPQVVYHVSAYLDLVEQNIITFGSPVDVCIPTGNFGNLLAAVYAKTMGIPIRKCICASNQNNVLTDFIRTGLYDLRGRQLRQSSSPAIDILKSSNLERYLHLMINGDGPLVAQLFSSLENQHYFQLPKEFLEKLQQDLVADWCSEKDCLDTIHSVYNSTGYILDPHTAVAKVVADRVQDKTCPVIISSTAHYSKFAPAILQALRMGEIKQTPLSQLHLLNSYRPLPPVHRGLLETMEKNKQQNHQVCAADVNVLMEHVEALIQKQFMKVF encoded by the coding sequence ATGTTTCATGTGGCTTGGAACCAGCATCTAAAACGAATGAGCCGTACCACTGTATTCGATGTGTATATAAAGTTGATTTTTCCAAGAAGCTTTGTGCTTTCATGGAAGTCATGGATGTCATTCCACTCTTTCATTGGGGACAAGAATATTGTTCTGATGGGACCTCCTGGGGCTGGGAAAACAACAGTTGGAAGAATCCTAGGGCAGAAATTAGGCTGCTGTTTCATAGATGTGGATGACGATGTCCTTGAAAAAACGTGGAATATGTGTGTGTCAGAAAAACTGAAGGATGTTGGTAAAGAGCAATTTTtagaagaggaaggaagagccCTATTAAGCTTTTCAGCATCAGGAAGTGTAGTTTCCCTTACGGGGTCTAACCCAATGCATGCGGCCAGCATGGAGCATGTGAAGAAAAATGGGATTGTTGTATATCTGGACGTACCTACTCAAAGCATAATGGAGCGACTGAAATTAATGAAAGTAGATCGTATTGTGGGTCAGGGTTCTGGCTCCTCGTTGAGAGACATACTTCAGTTTAGGAAGCAGTTTTACAGAAAATGGTATGATGTCCGTGTTGTTTGTGAAAATAAGATTACAGCTGGATTTGTGGCAGATAAAGTACTTCATGCAGTTAAGCGATATCAAGACTTGGAATCAGAAGGCTTAATTTCAACCAGAAGTCTAAAGTGTGATGACGAAGGTGAGCAAAAGCACTCTATGAAATACTTCAGTGATGCTGTTGTAGAAGGCTTAGCGCCTGATGGTGGACTCTTTGTTCCTCTGATGGGACTTCCAAAATTCACTGCTGGAGAGTGGCAAAGTTTATTAGGGACCAGCTATGCGGAAAGAGCTCAGCTTATATTGGAAAGCTGTATACACCCTGCTGATATACCTGCTCCTAAATTGTGGGCAATTGTTGAAGCTGCATATGGACAAAACTTTGCGTGTTCTAAAATTGCCCCAGTTAGACATCTGACCGGGAATCAGTTTCTCCTGGAGCTCTTTCATGGACCAACCGCTTCATTTAAAGATTTGGCATTACAATTAATGCCTCATCTGTTTGCATACTGCATTCCCAAAAGCTGCAATTATTTGATCTTGGTAGCTACTTCTGGCGACACAGGAAGTGCCGTTCTAGATGGTTTCAGTCGGCTTACAGAAACAGACAAGCAAAGAATTGCAGTGGCCACCTTCTTTCCTGAAGATGGTGTCAGCCAGATACAGAAATCACAGATGATTGGCTACCAGGACAAAAATACAGTAGTAGTAGGTGTCAAATCTGATTTTGATTTTTGCCAGTCTGCCATCAAAAAAATATTTTCCGATTCAGAATATACCGGTTTTCTCACTGTAGAATACGGAACAGCATTAAGTGCAGCAAATTCTATAAACTGGGCACGACTGCTTCCCCAAGTGGTTTATCATGTTTCTGCTTACCTAGATCTTGTTGAGCAAAATATTATTACTTTTGGATCCCCTGTAGATGTCTGTATTCCAACAGGAAATTTTGGCAACTTATTAGCAGCTGTATATGCAAAAACAATGGGTATTCCTATAAGAAAGTGTATTTGTGCTTCCAATCAGAACAATGTATTGACTGATTTTATAAGAACGGGCCTGTATGACCTAAGGGGAAGGCAGTTACGGCAAAGTTCATCACCCGCAATAGACATCTTGAAATCTTCCAACCTTGAGCGGTACTTGCACCTGATGATTAATGGCGATGGGCCACTGGTGGCGCAGTTATTTAGCTCCCTGGAAAATCAGCACTACTTCCAGTTACCAAAAGAGTTCCTTGAAAAACTTCAGCAAGACTTGGTGGCTGATTGGTGCTCTGAGAAGGACTGCCTGGATACTATCCACTCTGTGTACAATTCCACAGGGTACATCTTGGACCCACATACAGCTGTTGCGAAAGTGGTTGCCGATCGAGTACAAGATAAAACCTGCCCAGTTATCATTTCATCTACTGCTCATTATTCCAAATTTGCACCTGCTATCCTGCAGGCATTGAGAATGGGAGAAATCAAGCAGACTCCATTAAGTCAACTTCACTTGTTAAACTCCTACAGACCTTTGCCTCCGGTCCACAGGGGCTTATTAGAGACAATGGAAAAGAATAAGCAACAGAACCATCAGGTCTGTGCTGCTGACGTGAATGTCCTTATGGAGCATGTCGAAGCCTTAATACAAAAACAGTTCATGAAGGTTTTCTGA